Part of the Ammospiza caudacuta isolate bAmmCau1 chromosome 3, bAmmCau1.pri, whole genome shotgun sequence genome, ATTAAGGAAGTCACCTCTTTACTGAAAAGAATACTCACATGGTTTTATTACACAACTACACACCTTGCTAAACTGGGTTCAATCACCAAGATAAAATGGGCAGTTTCTGGTGGGTGGGTGGAAATGGTTAAAAGGACATACTTCTGAGAAAGAGTATTTATTTACCTCATCTGTGTTTCGGAAAAGAGCTATTGTGTCTTTTGACTTTCTTGGCACCATGGAGGGCTCAAAGTGCACCAGTCGACAGGGCTCGGAGTTCAGGAAGGTGGTGAGCCATTGAGCAACTTCATCACCACAGTCTCTGCCTTGGATATCCTGTCCAAACACCCTGGAGAGTCACAACACATCAGCAAGTTAGCTGGAAACATCACGGTTCAGTGAAGCTTCTTATTCAAAGGTAAAAACCATGTTTTAATAGTGGTAGCAATataaagaaaatgaataatTCCCAAAGGGCAACCTCCTTGTGGCCGCGGTGTTTTGAAAGCTAAAGAACATACACATGACCAGACAATACCAGCTGGTGAAAGAGTGAGCTCTGAAACAGTGTTAATGTGCCCAGAGCTGACTGCCCCATCAGTGACAGTAACCTACCTGCTCCCCCTACTTTGAGGGAAAAGGGGCCTGCACTTGCATTTGCATGAGACTGCTGCACCAAATGATTTCTACTGAGAAATAACTGAGAGGTAACTAATTTCAGAAAATGAACGATAGTTTGAAATTATGCGATTACTTACCACAACTGATATGTACACATGTCATTAATTAAGTGTTCCTAACTGTTAAGGAAACTTTCCTTCAGGTTTTAGTGCTGTCAAACTTTAGCCAGGGATGAGTGAGACTCTTCAGCTCAGACTTCACATACAAAATAGCTCAGTATCTTAAAGGAGGTTAAAGATTTCTACTGGAAACAAAGTCCATGGGGGTCAAAAAGCCACTGCCAGTAGAATACAAACAAGTTTATGCAAGAAACATTTTCCTAGCAAAAACctgaaaagaaaagcacatgCGAAAGACAGCATtgagagagagggaagggggaaagaaaaatcctCCTTCAGTACCTGCAGTTGCGGACGGGATTTTTCTTGGAGAGCTTTACAGGCACCCTTATCTTCTCCATGTCCCCGGCCTCCAAGACCAAGTGCCCGTCTTCACAGGTGGCAGAGATAAGGACGAGGCGCGGCTCCTGGCGAGCTGTCACCATGTGCCCGTCCTCCCTGATCACGAGCCAGAACCTGCGGGGGACGGGGCACAAAGGCGCCCAACAGCGTTAATGTCGGGCAGGTGCTCCTTCCCAGGCCCTCAGGGAAACAAACACCCGACAGCCGCGGAGCCACGCGAGGCTCCAGGCCCCGGCCGGCCTACCTGTCCCGCAGCTCCCCGCTGCGCAGCCCCATCGGCGTCACCTGCGCCCGCCGCACCGACACCCCCCGGCACGACTTCACCGGGTACACGAAGAGCCGGAGCACCGTCCCGACCCGCtgcaggcggcggcggcggcgcgggccgGCCCAGCGCCAGGCCCCGAGCAGGGcgcccagggccagcagcgccgccgccccccagagccagccctgccgcGCCGGGCCCGCCGCGCTCCACAGGCCGCTCATGGCGACTGGGCCCCGCTGCGCGCCCGGAGCGGCCGTGGGCGGGagcggcacagcccggcccccTCACACCGCCCCTCGCCGCCCCGGCCGGCCTTCGGGGCCTGCCACCCGCCCCGGCGCTGCTGCAGGCCGGGCGCAGCGCGGAGCCGCGACCTTCGGTGCGAGAAAGGGGGCGGTGCAGCGGGAAAATACACGGCTGAGCGTCCGGCTTGGCAAAGTACCGGGGAATGATGTGTCCGTCTGATGCGCGGGCTTGTAGTGAAAGCAGCGCTACAGGAAGCGTGGTCTGTGTGGGAATGCACAAGTGCGTCAAATTCGCGTTGGCTTTGTCTCGGGGAAGAGGAGAACAGGTGGATGAAGGCGTGGAGGGCAGCAAATGGGGTGTCCAGTGCTGTCCGGCCGCCTTGCGACATCTGCACGCCGCAGCTGCCTGGTACCAAACTCCTGAGAGCCCTTCCGAGAGCTTGCTGCTTGTTGGCAGGGTCTCAGGGAAGTTGCTTTGTGGGATACCCAGCTGCAAGGCAAATATGACATCAAATACGGGCTGGAGTGACAAATGGCACTGTTGCCACAGGTCTGTTCTCACAGGCAAAGCAAGAGCTTTGGGATCTGATGGCCAAACTCACAAACTGAAATTTTTATGATAAGTCTGCTGAGAGCAACGTCCCAGAATACAGAAGATGGGGAAGCTCAGTGTTGGGCATTTCTGGGGAGATCCAGACAGCCCAGCCACAATGGAAATACGCCATCAGCAGCATCCTGGTGGAGAGGGATGTTGAAGGTGAGGCTGTTATGAACCTTTTTGATAATGGGTCCGTGTGAGCAATCAAGCCAGGAGAGTTCCTCACACTGACCTCAAGAATCACTTGATCATGACCAGGATCAGAAAATGTTCCTGTGAGTGGGAATCACCACAGATTGTAAGAAGTATGTTGGGATTTGTGAAAACCTGCTGGTGGATGAAGACAATGTGATGGATGTCAGAAGCAAAGGCAGTGACAGCAGATCTCTCCCTATTGGTgtgaccccccaaaatctgattttcctcATGGGCAAGAAGGGAGTCCACAGAGGAGTCCTTTATTAAAAGGACCAGGATATGACTGTGGGCAGGAAATCATGACACAAATAGTGCAAAGAGACAGAcagctgcctgagcacagagaaggGAATTAAACCTGGTTTTGTTGCAGATGACTTTGCCTGCTTCTTTCAGATGAGGGGTGCTGGGCAGGTAGCAGTGCTGGGACACCAGCAGTCCACCTGAATAGGGGTGGTACAGAAGGGAGTAATGTGTACATTCCTCATCAGGATGCTCTGAATTACTTTTGTGGTCTCCCAGCCATTTTGGGTAGTTGCACCTTGTTATTCACATGTTTCTAATTGATGTTGGGATAAAGGTCCCTGGTCACATTAGCTTTGTGAAAAGACAAGAAGGAGGGACAAAGACAAAAAGACAAGAGAGCCTTTGCCCTGTTGTTCACCACTTTGCTGTTCAAACCATGCCCTGATTCCAGTCATGGGTTTTGGGACCTTTCTCCTTCTACAAGTACACCAAAACATTAAAGATAAACAGAACTTGTGTTTATTTTGAGTTTGCCCCCTGAACAAGCTCAGTTCTGGAAATTAAGTATTGATCAGCAGagccttgtgctgctgttggaTTGTGTGGGGGATGTGCAGAGAAAGCCTGCTGCCTGCTCACCTTCCATGTCACTTGAAAGCCCATCTTATGCTACTTTACTGGGACACCCTGTCTTCCACATGCCTGGGATCCCCACATTACTCCAGGTAAATCATAGGTGTTAAACTGCTTGGTCTGGTAAAACCAGACCTGCCCCACCATCTTCAAATCATTGACCCACTGAGTCAAAAATAATTACTTATGATTGCTTTTCTGACTCCTCCACAGACACAAGAGGGGAACCAACCCTGCTGAGCGGGCTGAGAGCCCATGCACTCTTTGGTAACCATTAATCTTCTGACTTAACATGAAGTCTATATTTTGTTGAATTTAATTGAATTCACACAGAGGTCTTTAATCTGCATCTGCACCCACATGAGCAGAAAAATGCTATAAGGGGAACCAGGCATCTTATGTGTTAGCAAATGTTCAACAAAACTGCAGCAACTGTCTAATGTCTGATAAGCAGTGTTTGCAAGCAGGAACCAAAACATACTAACAAAATactaaagagagaaaaacaaaaactggTTTTAGAATTTAACTAGGAAAGCAATGTATCacatgaaataaatgaaaaaaacaaacaaactactATTTATGCTGGCCACTCCTGACAAACATTAATGCTTATTTTCACAAGCTTAAGGCAAAAATGAAGAACTAACTCCTGTGGTTTCTTGAGCACAGTATTCTCCACTGCGCAACCTACAAAGTGCAGAATGATTTTGCTCTCTGAACTTCTGTGTGTGAGGCATCAAAATAACAGAATTTAACAGAATTTTGAGagaattttttctgaaaaaaattgggTGATTTACTGCTTGCTTGCTTCGTCTGGGTGCCAGAGAAAATAGGTCTGAAGCATGTATATACTCTACCAGCATGAGAATTTGGAGAAGTACAGACCTTGATGGTTGTGAGAAGCTACATCTCTTTCCTAGCTGCACATTATGGGCAGTACAGCAATGTAAATAAGCAGTTCTTTTAGTTCAAAGGACTTGTTAACTGAATTCAGAAATAACTCACTTTGGCTAACATTCCAGTGttaatttagagaaaaaaatttcaaaatccAAGAAGGACCTTAAGCTTTCATTCCCTAGATATACTGACCTAAGGAGCTCAGAGAGATTTTATTTAGACCAGCCCTTCTGTTACATTCAGCCCTAACTCTTCTTGAAGAGTATGGTGAGAAGGAGCTTAACGAAATAACAGAAGGCAGCTGCATCTGTATAATCTCTCTTCTGCTTTGAAACACAGATCATAAAATCAGAAATAGCTGTGGACAGCACAATTGTGGCTAAATGTTTCAGGTCTGAGTCTGCAGGCTTTGAGGAAAGCCCTCTTCCCCCATGCACCAGGTATCTCCCAAACAGTCTGGCCAGCAGGTTTGTTTCATCCTCCATCTCAGGCACACTGGTTCTTACCTAGGAGCCGTCAGCTCCTTGCCTTGTTAAGCAGTGTGAATAGAGCCACTCAGACAAAATAGGTACTGGTTTTGTTGCAATCCAAACAGAGCCTGTTGTgtgacagagctgtgtttgTTGTAGCCAGAGCAGGCACAGTATTCCTGCCCTTAAAAGCAAATGACCATGTTTTCAATTGCTGATAACATCATCGAAGTTCAGGACAGTTGTGTTGAAATTCTCTGCACCAGGATCTTGTTTCAGGTTTCCTTAAAATGTGTCTGATCATATGAAAAATTCACAGTGTCAATCTTGCAGCAAACTGGGGCTGGGCTCCCTCAGTCAGGAAAGTGATGATGCTGACATATCTTTAAAAAGCATGGTGTTAACTCAGTAGCAGAGGACAAATATTCAGGTAGAAAAAAATTTTATGGAGAATGTAAAAGGCATATATGCCTTCAGATGTAGTGGGCAATTCGAGATAATTCTAGAGACAAACCTAGACACTCTTGTAGCAGCAGCTCAATCAGAGGACTAAGATAAATGGTGAAGAAAGAGTGGAacaattttatttgttttcactACAAAAAAGACCAGCAGCTGTGGATCTTCTAGGTCTTCATTATGTACACAGTGCTGTACTTTGCAAAAGGTATATATTACCACATTGAGGGGAGAGATTAGGATGGACCTTATGGAAAAAACAGTGACAAAGACAGCAAAATACTGGCTTCAATTAGATGTCATTGTGTTAGGATAGAGCTAAATGTAGCCTGGGCTTGTCTCAGTAAAGGAATTAAATGCACACATCAGGGCTATGGCAATTGTTTTTTCAGTGACTCTCTGATAATTCAGCAAAAGGCAGGGATGAGGGGATAATGTCTCAAAGTATGCTGATTTCAACACGATATGATAAAAATCACATTatactcacacacacacaaattatATTCTTTATATCCTTTTTCCAAACTTAGAACAGacaataatttcaaaaatatcttCACAGAGAGGAGGGGAGGATAAAAGCATTGCTGTTTCCTCTTAAAATCTTGCAGGATATCAAAGTTCAGTGAATCATGCACTAGAAATGAGCTCATTGAAATTCATGTGTGGAAAAATCTCAGGTGAGTAATTGGTGATGGTAGAGTTATAAGTAGAGTCATTAATAATAGATGCCTTTTAATGGAGccagaggaaagaaataaaaggatcTCTCATTTTGATGAGGTTTTTCCTCTACGGAGAATTATTTATACCTAAAACCCGGGTGGGTTGATCGGCTACTTTGGTAGCTATCAGCTGTAACTCCAGACTTATAGGAAGATGAAttgaaaattctctttttcttccagtCAAAAGCCAAACTACAGTCTCTCTAAATGCATCAGGACAGCACAGAGATTGTTTTTCCTGGCAAATGTTTGGCCCAGTATTAACAGAGGCTGTTGACATTATGAATTCTCCCAGTGTTCTGTAAATGCTATTTTCCATCTGAATATAACATCCATCAGCAGCTACAGGTGTCTGAGGAGTCAGGGTAGAGCTGTGTCACCTGGGAGCGCAGGTAAGGACCAAAGGAGAGAAtttgagggcagcagggcaTTTGTTCTGCAGCACAAATATTAACACTTCTGCAGCTCTGGTTTATCAACCATCACGGGGCAGGATGGGATTCACCAAGGACAGGAAAGTCCCCACCCTAATTCAGGCACAGCTGAAAAAACAATCTGATGCTAGTTCAGTGTCCCAGGAAAGGAAGGAGCAAGGAGTCCTTTACAGGAAGCAGAAACAGGAATACAGAAAGCATGAGGAGGCAACTACTTGTGGTTTGCTGGAGCTGGGGTCCAAGGCACTCCTGGGGGGAGGGGGATGTCTCATTCCAGTCTGCCAACCTGCACTTCAAAATTCCTCATCtcagaaaaagatgaaatttaGAAACAATAAGTGGCCGTGGCTCATTCCCTCGCCTTCAGTGAATCTTCCTTAAGGAATCTTTTTGAGAAGCAGCAAGAACTTCGGGGCAAAGTACAATACATTTTTATGtgttgaagggaaaaaaaaccccgaGACAAGAACAATGTTCCTATGGCTTTACATTTGAAACACTTGGACAGAGAAGGCTCAGGATTCCACTGGGTAAGAAACACTGGTGTACAGAGGTGGAGGTTACACTGCTGAGACCCCACATCCTGAGGATGGCTCTGGACAAACAGGGAGGCCAGCCtagggaaaggcaggaaatcCCTGAGGCAGAACAACGGGCCAGGCTGACGAGGCTGGAAATCTGTGAGCTTTTTTCCCAGGAGATGGCAGTAAAGGACAACAGGCTTTCAGCCAGCAGAACACAGGGAAGTGGAAGTAGTGGTggaagctgagctgctcctcaggcaGCGCTGCCACCCTCGCCAGCCGCTTCTTGTTACCAGGAGCAAAGCTTTATTCCTCGCGTCAGTGCTTCTAGCGAGGGTGAGGAGCTCAGACATTTCCATACAGTAGGTAAATTAAAAGCTTTTTGGTAACCATGGCAGAATCCCACTCACAACCTCATCCAGACTGGAAGAAGCCCAGCAGGTCTCTCCTCCAGCATCCCGCTCACAGCTGGGTGAATGCTGCATTCGCACTGGGTTGCTTCCCTGACTTGTTTCTGGCTGACAACTGCACAGTTTCGATTTATGACCATGACCTCTTGCTGTCTGGCTGCAGACTTCAGTAAGGAGCCTGGCTCCATCATGTTGGAAACCCTTTCTTATGTATTGAAAAGCTGTTGTCAAGTTTCTCCTAAGTCTTCCCTCCTCCAGGTGAACAAGTCCAGAGCCCTGCATCTCTCTTCGTGCACGTTGCAGGATTCAGAAAAGTGCACTGCCCTCTCTGAGCCTGGTCTAGACTTCACCCCAAAACAGGCCTGGCACCCTAATACTGCTttctaaaaggagaaaaaagggaaggattTTATTCCTTTATCTTCTCTTAATTTAATTATCTCCATTAATCTACAAGTTCTTCAGGCTCTCTACTTTTCCTTGAAGAAACAAGGATTTCCAAAGCACACTCTGTACAGGTAACTGCAGCAACTTTGTGCATATTTTAGGATCAGTTTTGTCTCAGAAGAGGCCAGTGTTCAGCTAACAAGGCACTTAGgatagagaaagagagacaATTGGTTTTActgcaccccaaaacaaaaccttcCCCTTTCCCGGTCTTACAGACAGGCAGAGATCAGAAAGGACATTAATCCCTGAAGTGATCCATGACCTGGGAGGGGCAAAGATCTCAAAGTGCTGTACAACTCTCCTCAGTCACTGCACTTCCACAGCATGCTGTGCAAGAGTGCTTCCTTGCTGCAAATGTTACAGGACAAAGGACAATAGCCCTGAGTCCTCTGCTATTTCCTCAGAGCCTACAGTAAGCCAGAGGAGTAATTAAATACTCTggcaaaaccagcagaaataTGCTTTTTTTCTGCTCCTGTGACTCATTGGGCACTCACCAGGAATAGGCAGGAATTTAAAGTAAAAGTGACTTGCCAGGCTGTCTGGTTAGTGGAGTTTGTTGCTAAGAAAAGCATGGACAAGTTCACTACGTATTTCTTGCCACTCTTGCATGTATTCACCTTCCCAAACCTATTTATCCTGCCATTTTTCATAAAGCACAGTGAAAGGTGTATGGGAATCTGAAGAGAACCAGATAGGACAGCAGCACACCACTGGAGACAAACCTGGCAAATGAAGCCATGGGTAGAGGTTTCATGCAAGGGGCTGAAGGGAGGAACATATTTTGTCCAGCTCAAACATCAAATCAAATCTTCCTCATGTACTCACCATGGTATCCACCACATCTCACATTGTTTATGAGCAAGTCAAACATCTATTTTGTTCCTCAGAGGCACCAGGAGTTCAGCTGCAGACAAGCCTGCTTTAATAAGAGAGCCTGTGGGTTgaaagctgtccctgctggggtgGCTTCTCCAAGGAACACTTTGCCAAGAATACACAACCCCTGTGACAAAGCCAAGATTCAGTCCCACACTGCCCTCATGGCTTGGcacctgccagggctgggaacccAGGTTCCTCACCAATCCCAGCCTCCTCCCCATCACCATCGTCTTGTTCTCCTTCATCTCACATGCAGACTTTCAGCACGGCAGCTCTACttcaggtggaggcagcctaTTTTTCTGGCGGAGCAGCTGACCTGCCAGTTGATGTTGAGGGGGCCAAGAAACATTTCATCTCTCATGTCACTGAGACAACATtcagccacagagctgcaggacctGCCCTGTTCCACCGGTTTGCACCA contains:
- the LOC131555313 gene encoding mitochondrial amidoxime reducing component 2-like; amino-acid sequence: MSGLWSAAGPARQGWLWGAAALLALGALLGAWRWAGPRRRRRLQRVGTVLRLFVYPVKSCRGVSVRRAQVTPMGLRSGELRDRFWLVIREDGHMVTARQEPRLVLISATCEDGHLVLEAGDMEKIRVPVKLSKKNPVRNCRVFGQDIQGRDCGDEVAQWLTTFLNSEPCRLVHFEPSMVPRKSKDTIALFRNTDEVAYPDCSPVLIISEASMDDLNTRLEKKAKIQNFRPNIFVTDCSAFEEDTWEDILIGDVEMKGTVCCGRCILTTVNPDTGVIDRKEPLETLKSYRLCDPSEKHIYKTSPLFGKYFAVDKTGTIQIGDPVYKMVWE